Proteins encoded by one window of Nitrospira sp.:
- a CDS encoding universal stress protein, translating to MKAATKKATACLLLPTDFQQPARRAFNYGVKFARLLGLRMEILHVIKTPSDRSAPPIDSRYLRSLKTSAMLDLGRLARIATEAGVQVEPCLQFGVPDACILRQANHAHVEIIVMGTEGRAGWDRLRLGSTAHRVVSQTPCPVLAVHGGLAGDAARHPARVKLERLLAATDFSPDADQALQIVSTLARLTQAKVCVVHVAGKGMGRKNGERKLNVLLDGLRRQGLAVEGVCLPGEPVETILSQAAGWEADLISVGTQGRRGLSRLILGSVAEGVLRRAGCPVLVVKHVSPLIQTGASPERRHKNA from the coding sequence ATGAAAGCGGCAACGAAGAAAGCCACGGCCTGCCTGCTGTTACCGACGGACTTTCAGCAACCGGCTCGGCGAGCATTCAACTATGGGGTCAAGTTTGCGCGTCTGCTCGGGCTTCGAATGGAGATCCTGCATGTGATCAAGACCCCGTCCGACAGGTCAGCCCCCCCGATTGACAGCCGCTATCTGAGATCCCTTAAGACGTCGGCGATGCTCGATCTGGGACGGCTGGCGCGAATCGCGACGGAAGCTGGAGTTCAGGTCGAGCCGTGCCTGCAATTCGGAGTTCCCGATGCCTGTATCTTGCGACAGGCGAATCATGCGCATGTCGAGATCATCGTCATGGGGACCGAAGGACGTGCGGGATGGGATCGCTTGCGTCTCGGCAGCACGGCGCACCGCGTTGTTTCTCAGACCCCCTGCCCGGTACTGGCTGTTCATGGAGGGCTTGCCGGAGATGCCGCTCGCCACCCTGCCCGAGTGAAGCTGGAGCGGCTGCTGGCGGCGACGGATTTTTCGCCTGACGCGGATCAAGCGCTGCAGATTGTTTCCACGCTGGCGAGGTTGACGCAGGCCAAGGTCTGTGTCGTGCATGTTGCCGGTAAGGGGATGGGCAGGAAGAACGGGGAGCGGAAACTGAACGTCCTGCTGGACGGACTCCGGCGACAAGGCCTTGCGGTCGAAGGTGTCTGCCTTCCGGGCGAGCCGGTAGAGACGATTCTAAGCCAGGCGGCCGGATGGGAAGCCGACCTCATTTCGGTTGGCACGCAAGGCCGGCGGGGACTGTCGCGATTGATATTGGGCAGCGTGGCCGAAGGCGTCTTGAGACGGGCCGGTTGCCCTGTCTTGGTCGTCAAGCACGTGTCGCCGCTCATTCAGACGGGTGCTTCCCCTGAGCGGCGGCACAAAAACGCATGA
- a CDS encoding potassium/proton antiporter, giving the protein MTLTIEYLLLGASVLLLLSVIASKASGRLGVPVLLLFLIIGMLAGSDGPGGIHFDNPWLAQSLGVVALVFILFAGGLDTEWASVRSQLGRGVMLSTVGVAITAGLVALFATTILGMSWPEGVLIGAIVSSTDAAAVFAVMRSRYVSLRGPLTPLLELESGSNDPMAVFLTIGMISLITGASSSVADLVPMFIRQMVVGAAIGYGMGRLMVVLVNRLRLEYDGLYPVLTLSLVLLIYSGSAWLGGNGFLAVYLAGLIMGNSDFIHKRSLLRFHDGLAWLMQIAMFLTLGLQVFPAQLVPVAGTGLLLALFLMIVARPAAVFMTLGFTTLTLRETTMVAWVGLRGAVPIILATFPLLAGIPQATLIFNLVFFIVLMSVLLQGTSIPLVARWLKVDEPLQRRLNASPVWNAPTGLKSGLVEMTIPEPSVVVGERLIDIGLPKSTLVILIGRKGQCFVPDGSTVLEANDSLLVFTDQASSFRLRALLDASRHVAEESPSKGQGGAVVS; this is encoded by the coding sequence ATGACGCTCACGATCGAATATCTCTTGCTCGGGGCGTCTGTGCTGCTGCTGCTGAGCGTGATCGCGAGCAAAGCTTCCGGTCGCCTGGGTGTCCCGGTGCTGCTGTTGTTCCTCATCATCGGGATGCTCGCGGGCTCCGACGGGCCCGGGGGCATTCACTTCGACAATCCGTGGCTCGCCCAGTCGCTCGGCGTCGTCGCGTTAGTGTTCATCCTGTTTGCGGGCGGGTTGGACACGGAATGGGCGAGCGTTCGCTCGCAACTCGGAAGAGGCGTGATGCTGTCCACGGTGGGTGTGGCGATCACGGCCGGTCTGGTCGCCTTGTTCGCGACGACGATCCTGGGGATGTCATGGCCGGAGGGGGTGCTGATCGGCGCCATCGTCTCCTCGACCGACGCGGCAGCGGTATTCGCCGTGATGCGGTCGCGATATGTGAGTCTCCGCGGTCCGTTGACGCCGCTCCTCGAACTCGAGTCCGGCAGCAACGACCCGATGGCGGTCTTTCTCACGATCGGGATGATCAGCCTGATCACCGGCGCCTCTTCGTCGGTGGCCGACCTGGTTCCGATGTTCATTCGTCAGATGGTGGTCGGCGCAGCCATCGGGTACGGTATGGGCAGGTTGATGGTGGTGCTTGTCAACCGGCTGCGGTTGGAATACGACGGGCTGTACCCGGTGTTGACCCTGTCCCTGGTTCTGCTGATCTATAGCGGGAGCGCCTGGCTGGGGGGCAATGGGTTTCTGGCCGTCTATCTGGCCGGGTTGATCATGGGGAACAGCGATTTCATCCACAAGCGCAGCCTGCTGCGGTTTCATGACGGACTGGCCTGGCTGATGCAGATCGCCATGTTTCTGACGCTGGGGTTGCAGGTGTTTCCGGCGCAACTCGTGCCGGTCGCCGGAACGGGACTGTTGCTGGCGCTCTTTCTGATGATCGTGGCCCGGCCTGCTGCCGTCTTCATGACACTCGGGTTCACGACGCTGACGCTGCGAGAGACAACGATGGTGGCCTGGGTCGGCTTGCGAGGGGCCGTACCGATCATTCTCGCCACATTCCCGCTCCTCGCGGGCATTCCCCAAGCTACGCTGATTTTCAACCTGGTGTTTTTCATCGTGCTGATGTCCGTCCTGCTCCAGGGCACGTCGATTCCGCTGGTCGCGCGCTGGCTCAAGGTGGATGAGCCGCTGCAGCGCCGTCTCAATGCCTCGCCAGTCTGGAATGCGCCGACCGGTCTCAAAAGCGGACTGGTCGAAATGACCATCCCAGAACCTTCCGTGGTGGTCGGTGAGCGGCTCATCGATATCGGTCTGCCCAAGTCCACGCTCGTCATCTTGATCGGGCGGAAGGGGCAATGCTTCGTTCCCGACGGCAGCACGGTGCTGGAAGCGAACGATTCGCTGTTGGTCTTCACCGATCAAGCCTCATCCTTCCGACTCCGCGCCCTGCTTGACGCCAGTCGTCACGTGGCGGAGGAGAGTCCCTCAAAGGGGCAAGGAGGGGCCGTCGTCTCGTGA
- a CDS encoding cation-transporting P-type ATPase → MENAQRERDVPSQASMGSHHHLPAHEVVLLLETDLAKGLSSEEAARRLERFGPNILPKFRRHGPLVRFLFQFHHPLIYVLLAATAVTAFLDEWVDAGVIFGVVLVNAIVGFIQESRAEAALDALASMMKTEARVRRDGQTVRVPSEDIVPGDVVLLESGDKVPADLRLTRVRELRVDESALTGESVPVEKTDHVLPPETVVADRKNMVFSGSLVTYGQGTGVVVGTGVATELGRIHQLIGETTEISTPLTKKLASFSKVLTVAILGLAAVTFALGLWRGQAVTEVFMAAVALAVAAIPEGLPAAVTITLAIGVSRMARRNAIIRKLPAVETLGSTTVICSDKTGTLTKNEMTVQAIFAGGESFEVDGAGYEPAGRILRGGQAIESTAKPALRECLLAGVLCNDAENVERDGRWTIVGDPTEGALLVAAKKAGIDVNQLNAQFPRVDAIPFESERQYMATLHQAEGGREAVVYLKGAVERTLRLCDQALAEDGTDRALDAQAVLTRVETYAGRGLRVLALARKSVPAGMAMLTDREVEGGLTFLGLQAMMDPPRPEAVAAVRACQQAGIAVKMITGDHALTARAIAQQIGLDGRKDHQNGELIAMTGQELAAIPQAELADAADRTAVFARVSPEQKLRLVEALQARRHVVAMTGDGVNDAPALKQADIGVAMGRGGTEVAKEAADMVLTDDNFASIEAAVEEGRCVFDNLTKFIVWTLPTNMGEGLVLLTAIAFGVVLPILPVQILWINMTTAVALGLMLAFEPTEPGIMMRPPRDPGQPILTGVLIERIVLVSFLMLAGAYGVFLWELDRTESILAARTAAVNVIVMAELFYLFNCRSLELTMFHVGLFSNPWIWRGVTVMTALQLLFTYVPAMNRLFHTAPIDGSAWGLVLAAAVTVYVVVEVETWLRLQWNRRTAPGAPTRRSTDDAQHAA, encoded by the coding sequence ATGGAGAACGCTCAGCGCGAACGTGATGTGCCGTCACAGGCCTCGATGGGCAGCCACCACCATCTGCCTGCCCACGAGGTGGTGCTGTTGCTCGAAACCGACCTGGCGAAAGGCCTGTCCTCCGAGGAGGCGGCGCGGCGGCTGGAACGATTCGGCCCGAACATCCTTCCGAAATTCAGGCGCCATGGTCCGCTGGTGCGATTTCTCTTTCAGTTTCACCACCCGCTGATCTATGTGCTGCTCGCGGCGACCGCTGTCACGGCATTCTTGGACGAGTGGGTTGATGCGGGGGTGATTTTCGGCGTTGTTCTGGTAAACGCCATCGTCGGGTTCATTCAGGAGTCGCGTGCGGAGGCGGCGCTCGATGCCCTCGCGTCCATGATGAAGACCGAAGCCAGAGTCCGGCGGGACGGACAGACGGTCCGGGTGCCCTCCGAGGACATCGTGCCCGGGGATGTGGTGCTGCTGGAATCCGGCGACAAGGTCCCGGCCGATCTGCGGCTGACGAGAGTTCGTGAATTGCGGGTGGACGAGTCCGCGCTGACCGGAGAATCGGTGCCAGTGGAAAAGACCGATCATGTCCTGCCACCCGAGACGGTCGTCGCGGACCGCAAGAACATGGTCTTTTCCGGCTCCCTCGTCACCTATGGACAGGGGACCGGCGTGGTGGTTGGGACCGGTGTGGCCACCGAGCTGGGGCGGATCCACCAGTTGATCGGCGAGACCACCGAGATCTCGACGCCGCTGACGAAGAAACTCGCCTCCTTCAGCAAAGTCCTGACCGTGGCGATTCTCGGACTCGCGGCTGTGACGTTTGCTCTTGGCTTGTGGCGCGGGCAGGCGGTCACGGAGGTGTTCATGGCGGCGGTCGCACTCGCGGTGGCTGCGATTCCGGAAGGGCTGCCGGCGGCGGTCACCATCACGTTGGCGATCGGGGTCAGCCGCATGGCCCGGCGCAATGCCATCATCCGCAAGTTGCCGGCGGTGGAAACGCTGGGCAGCACCACCGTCATCTGTTCGGACAAGACCGGCACCTTGACGAAGAACGAGATGACCGTTCAGGCGATCTTTGCCGGAGGGGAGTCCTTCGAGGTGGACGGCGCCGGCTATGAGCCGGCCGGTCGCATACTGCGTGGGGGCCAGGCGATCGAATCCACGGCCAAACCCGCGTTGCGCGAATGTCTCCTGGCCGGGGTGCTCTGTAACGATGCGGAGAATGTGGAGCGAGACGGGCGATGGACCATCGTGGGTGACCCGACCGAAGGCGCCTTGCTGGTGGCAGCGAAGAAAGCCGGGATTGATGTAAACCAGCTCAACGCGCAGTTCCCGCGCGTCGATGCCATCCCGTTCGAGTCTGAACGCCAATACATGGCGACTTTGCACCAAGCCGAAGGGGGACGTGAGGCCGTGGTCTATCTCAAGGGCGCGGTCGAGCGAACCCTTCGCCTCTGCGACCAGGCCCTCGCCGAGGACGGAACGGACCGGGCCCTTGACGCCCAGGCCGTGCTCACCCGAGTGGAGACTTATGCCGGACGAGGGCTGCGCGTGCTGGCCTTGGCCCGCAAATCCGTTCCGGCCGGGATGGCGATGCTGACGGACCGCGAGGTGGAAGGCGGCCTGACGTTTTTGGGACTCCAGGCCATGATGGACCCGCCGAGGCCGGAGGCCGTCGCGGCGGTGCGCGCCTGCCAGCAGGCGGGGATTGCGGTCAAAATGATCACGGGCGATCACGCGCTCACGGCCCGGGCGATCGCACAGCAGATCGGATTGGACGGTCGGAAAGATCACCAGAACGGGGAATTGATCGCGATGACCGGCCAGGAGTTGGCGGCCATTCCCCAGGCAGAGCTTGCGGACGCCGCCGACCGCACGGCGGTCTTCGCACGGGTCTCGCCCGAACAGAAGTTGCGGCTGGTCGAGGCCTTACAGGCGCGGCGCCATGTGGTGGCCATGACCGGCGACGGCGTGAACGATGCGCCGGCCTTGAAGCAGGCGGATATCGGCGTGGCGATGGGGCGTGGCGGGACCGAAGTAGCGAAGGAAGCCGCCGACATGGTGCTGACCGACGACAACTTCGCCTCCATCGAAGCGGCGGTCGAGGAAGGCCGGTGCGTGTTCGACAATCTCACGAAGTTCATCGTCTGGACGTTGCCGACCAACATGGGGGAAGGGCTGGTCCTGCTCACGGCGATTGCGTTCGGGGTGGTGCTTCCCATCCTCCCGGTGCAAATCCTCTGGATCAATATGACGACGGCGGTGGCGCTGGGACTGATGCTGGCCTTCGAACCCACGGAGCCAGGCATCATGATGCGGCCGCCGCGCGATCCCGGCCAGCCGATCCTGACGGGCGTGCTGATCGAACGGATCGTCCTGGTGTCGTTCTTGATGCTGGCCGGCGCCTACGGCGTGTTTCTCTGGGAGCTGGATCGGACTGAATCGATCCTCGCGGCCCGCACGGCGGCGGTGAACGTGATCGTCATGGCGGAGCTGTTCTACCTGTTCAATTGCCGTTCGCTGGAGCTCACCATGTTCCATGTCGGCCTGTTCAGCAATCCCTGGATCTGGCGCGGGGTGACCGTCATGACCGCGCTGCAACTCCTGTTCACCTATGTCCCGGCCATGAACCGGTTGTTTCATACGGCCCCGATCGACGGGTCCGCCTGGGGGCTGGTTCTGGCGGCGGCCGTGACCGTGTACGTCGTGGTAGAAGTGGAGACCTGGCTGCGGTTGCAGTGGAACCGGCGGACAGCGCCCGGCGCGCCGACCAGGAGGAGCACGGATGACGCTCAACACGCTGCGTGA
- a CDS encoding c-type cytochrome gives MKHVTFGLIAAGAIMLVGTVAFSAPEKDPLKPRVPVDQTESAKKLTTPLFKEAKQAPAKMVEEGKALYDGKGTCFNCHGKAGKGDGAAGAMLDPGPRDFTNCEFQKKRTDGELFWVMTNGIQGTGMMALTPMAVTEEEAWKTIAYVRSFCKS, from the coding sequence ATGAAGCACGTGACGTTTGGACTCATAGCAGCGGGAGCGATCATGCTGGTCGGGACGGTTGCCTTCTCGGCGCCGGAGAAAGACCCGCTGAAGCCGCGTGTACCGGTGGATCAAACGGAGAGCGCGAAAAAGCTGACCACGCCGTTGTTCAAAGAGGCGAAGCAGGCTCCGGCGAAGATGGTCGAGGAGGGCAAGGCCCTCTACGATGGCAAAGGCACCTGTTTTAACTGCCACGGCAAGGCTGGTAAGGGCGATGGGGCGGCCGGCGCCATGTTGGACCCAGGGCCGCGTGACTTCACTAACTGTGAGTTCCAAAAGAAGCGGACCGACGGCGAGCTCTTCTGGGTCATGACGAACGGGATTCAAGGAACCGGAATGATGGCCCTGACCCCGATGGCGGTGACCGAAGAGGAAGCCTGGAAGACCATCGCGTATGTACGGAGCTTCTGTAAGTCGTGA
- a CDS encoding HPF/RaiA family ribosome-associated protein — translation MQIQVNTDRNIEGHEALVAQVRGVVKSALSRHEDFITRVEVHLSDENSNKKGGNDDIRCVMEARLEGRQPAAITHQAATVEQAVDGATDKLISLIESTLGRLRDQAIRRTDPPLSGPELTEPS, via the coding sequence ATGCAGATCCAAGTGAATACCGACCGTAACATCGAAGGGCACGAGGCGCTGGTCGCTCAGGTCCGTGGCGTCGTGAAAAGCGCCCTGAGCCGGCATGAAGATTTCATCACGCGAGTGGAGGTCCACCTGAGCGATGAGAACAGCAACAAGAAGGGTGGTAATGACGACATCCGTTGCGTGATGGAAGCTCGCCTTGAGGGCCGCCAGCCCGCCGCAATCACGCACCAGGCCGCAACCGTGGAACAAGCCGTCGACGGCGCGACCGATAAGTTGATTAGCTTGATCGAGAGCACTCTCGGGCGTCTGCGTGATCAAGCGATACGCAGGACTGACCCGCCTTTGTCCGGGCCGGAGCTCACTGAGCCGTCATGA
- a CDS encoding glucoamylase family protein, with translation MTRHTANYPNSPVGSEEMLDALQHHAFEYFLHRTNPKNGLVADRTKPDAPASIAAVGFALASYPVGVERAWITRAEAVKRTLAALRFFWKSPQGTSARATGYKGFYYHFLDMKTGRRAGKCELSTVDTGFLLAGMLAAATYFDQESADEQEIRTLADALYRRTNWQWARHGKATIIHGWKPESGFLKYRWEGYDEALLLYALGLGSPTYPLPKESYSAWISSYEWKKIYGHEYLYGSSLFIHQYSHMWIDFRGIQDAFMRGKGIDYFENSRRATHVQQQYAVHNPFEFVGYSQYFWGLTATDGPGWTVRKVKGVERSFFDYAARGVPYGPDDGTIAPWAVVASLPFAPEIVLPTVLNFQKVYPQVMGRYCFKCSFNLTFPHKAHGRLGWNSPYHYGINAGPVVLMCENFRSELLWRLTKRCPYIVTGLRRAGFVNGWL, from the coding sequence ATGACGAGACACACAGCGAACTACCCGAACTCTCCAGTCGGCAGCGAAGAGATGCTGGACGCGCTTCAGCACCACGCGTTCGAATATTTCCTGCATCGGACCAATCCGAAAAACGGTCTGGTGGCCGACAGGACGAAACCGGACGCCCCCGCGAGTATCGCCGCTGTCGGGTTTGCGCTGGCGTCCTATCCGGTCGGTGTCGAGCGCGCGTGGATAACGCGAGCCGAAGCCGTGAAGCGAACTCTGGCGGCATTACGGTTTTTCTGGAAAAGCCCGCAAGGCACGTCGGCACGCGCCACGGGCTACAAAGGGTTCTACTACCACTTCCTCGATATGAAGACCGGACGGCGGGCCGGGAAGTGTGAGCTTTCCACGGTCGACACCGGTTTCCTGCTCGCGGGAATGCTTGCCGCCGCAACCTATTTTGATCAGGAGAGTGCAGACGAGCAGGAGATCCGCACGCTGGCCGATGCGCTCTATCGCCGCACCAACTGGCAGTGGGCTCGTCATGGTAAAGCGACGATCATACACGGGTGGAAGCCGGAAAGCGGGTTTTTGAAGTACCGCTGGGAAGGCTACGACGAGGCTCTGCTCCTGTACGCACTGGGTCTTGGGTCGCCGACGTATCCGCTGCCGAAGGAAAGCTATTCGGCATGGATTTCAAGCTACGAGTGGAAGAAGATTTATGGGCACGAGTACCTCTATGGCAGCTCACTCTTCATCCATCAATACTCGCACATGTGGATCGACTTCCGCGGGATTCAGGACGCCTTCATGCGCGGCAAGGGCATCGACTACTTTGAGAACAGCCGGCGGGCAACCCACGTCCAGCAGCAGTACGCCGTGCATAACCCTTTTGAATTTGTGGGCTATAGCCAATACTTCTGGGGATTGACGGCGACCGATGGGCCCGGCTGGACGGTGCGAAAGGTCAAGGGTGTCGAGCGCTCATTTTTTGATTATGCAGCGCGCGGCGTGCCGTACGGCCCGGACGACGGGACCATTGCACCGTGGGCGGTGGTCGCCTCATTGCCCTTTGCGCCAGAAATCGTCCTGCCGACGGTGTTGAATTTTCAGAAGGTCTACCCGCAGGTGATGGGCCGGTATTGTTTCAAGTGCAGCTTTAATTTGACCTTCCCGCACAAGGCGCATGGCCGGCTCGGCTGGAACTCGCCCTACCACTACGGGATCAACGCGGGTCCGGTCGTGTTGATGTGCGAGAACTTCCGGTCAGAATTACTCTGGCGATTGACGAAGCGGTGTCCCTATATCGTCACGGGGTTGCGCCGGGCGGGATTTGTGAACGGATGGTTATGA
- the atpD gene encoding F0F1 ATP synthase subunit beta: MDDEAVRVNLGTVVSVRGSVVDIQFERQLPPIYSLLRAGKDGCIVIEVLSQLDARRVRGIALTPTQGLARGMAVEDTGGPLQAPVGKGILSRMFDVFGKPIDGQGEVSDVEWRTVHRAPPPLARRSTKSEVFETGIKAIDVLMPLERGGKAGLFGGAGVGKTVLLTEMIHNMVGHHEGVSLFCGIGERCREGEELYREMKEAGVLPNMVMVFGQMNELPGSRFRVGHAALTMAEYFRDDEHRDVLLLIDNIFRFIQAGMEVSGLMGQMPSRLGYQPTMGTELSRLEERIANTDTGAITSIQAVYVPADDFTDPAAVHTFSHLSASIVLSRKRASEGLYPAIDPLQSNSKMATPGVVGERHYALAQEIRRTLAQYAELKDIIAMLGLEQLSSEDRNVVARARRLERFLTQPFFTTEQFTSLKGKFVSLKDALDGCERILRDEFKDYPERALYMIGAVDEVNGNVKPGQPAALTESETQAEALSDPKPAPDPRPKPDPRRRRRSD, from the coding sequence ATGGATGACGAGGCCGTTAGGGTAAATCTAGGCACGGTCGTCTCGGTGCGCGGCAGTGTTGTGGATATCCAGTTCGAGCGGCAGTTGCCGCCTATCTATTCGTTGCTGCGCGCGGGGAAGGACGGGTGCATCGTTATCGAAGTGCTGTCGCAACTCGATGCGCGTCGCGTTCGCGGTATCGCGTTGACGCCTACGCAGGGGCTTGCGCGCGGTATGGCGGTCGAGGACACGGGTGGGCCGTTACAAGCGCCGGTGGGCAAAGGGATTCTCTCGCGTATGTTCGACGTGTTTGGCAAGCCGATCGATGGCCAGGGGGAGGTGTCGGACGTGGAGTGGCGCACCGTCCATCGCGCTCCGCCTCCGCTAGCACGGCGTTCCACCAAGTCTGAGGTCTTCGAGACGGGCATCAAGGCGATCGATGTGCTCATGCCGCTGGAGCGCGGCGGAAAGGCGGGCCTGTTCGGCGGGGCCGGGGTAGGCAAAACCGTCCTGCTCACCGAAATGATTCACAACATGGTCGGCCACCACGAGGGCGTGAGCCTGTTTTGCGGCATCGGCGAACGCTGTCGCGAAGGCGAGGAGCTGTACCGCGAAATGAAGGAAGCCGGGGTCCTGCCGAACATGGTGATGGTGTTCGGCCAGATGAACGAGCTCCCCGGCAGCCGTTTCCGCGTGGGCCACGCCGCGCTGACGATGGCCGAATATTTCCGGGACGACGAGCACCGCGACGTGCTGCTATTGATCGATAATATCTTTAGGTTCATCCAGGCAGGCATGGAGGTGTCCGGCTTGATGGGCCAAATGCCATCCCGCCTGGGCTATCAACCCACGATGGGCACCGAGTTGTCGCGGTTGGAGGAACGCATCGCCAATACTGACACCGGGGCCATCACCTCGATTCAGGCGGTGTATGTGCCAGCGGACGATTTCACCGATCCGGCGGCGGTGCATACGTTCTCGCATCTTTCTGCGTCGATCGTGCTCTCGCGGAAGCGGGCGAGCGAAGGACTGTACCCGGCCATCGACCCGCTACAATCCAATTCCAAGATGGCCACGCCGGGCGTCGTCGGCGAACGGCATTATGCCTTGGCGCAGGAAATCAGGCGGACACTCGCGCAATACGCGGAACTCAAGGACATCATTGCCATGCTCGGCCTGGAGCAGCTTTCGTCAGAGGACCGCAACGTCGTCGCCCGCGCCCGTCGGTTGGAGCGTTTTCTCACTCAGCCATTTTTTACGACCGAGCAGTTCACCAGCCTCAAAGGGAAATTCGTCAGCCTCAAGGACGCGCTGGACGGCTGTGAGCGGATCTTGCGCGATGAATTCAAGGACTACCCGGAGCGCGCGCTCTACATGATCGGGGCGGTGGATGAGGTGAACGGAAATGTGAAGCCCGGGCAGCCCGCAGCCTTAACCGAATCAGAGACTCAAGCCGAAGCCCTGAGCGACCCGAAGCCTGCCCCCGATCCACGTCCAAAGCCGGATCCACGCCGACGCCGAAGGTCGGACTGA
- a CDS encoding F0F1 ATP synthase subunit epsilon, producing MNLKVLLPFHVFAEKAGVTRIVAETREGSFGLLPHRLDCVAALAPGILIYEDESEGEVYVAVDEGVLIKTGPEVLVSVRNAIAGTDLRQLREAVEREFLSLNEREQSVRSMLAKMESGFIRRLADVHHD from the coding sequence ATGAATCTTAAAGTCCTTTTGCCATTCCATGTGTTTGCCGAGAAGGCCGGCGTGACCCGCATTGTTGCGGAAACCCGAGAGGGTTCGTTTGGACTTTTGCCGCATCGACTCGACTGCGTGGCCGCGCTTGCGCCGGGGATTCTGATCTACGAAGACGAATCTGAGGGCGAGGTGTACGTCGCCGTGGATGAAGGGGTGCTGATCAAGACCGGCCCGGAGGTACTCGTTTCCGTACGCAACGCCATAGCCGGAACGGACCTCCGCCAACTGCGCGAGGCGGTGGAGCGGGAATTTCTGAGCTTAAACGAACGAGAGCAGAGTGTGCGCTCGATGCTGGCGAAAATGGAAAGCGGTTTCATCCGCCGTTTGGCGGACGTTCATCATGACTGA
- a CDS encoding AtpZ/AtpI family protein, which yields MTDERQHQPLKPKAPLSQEVGAKAARKLRAQRHVTRTVWFGLGMMGLVGWSVAIPTLLGAALGLWLDRHYPGGRSWTLALLLVGLAIGCWNAWYWVAKEDKEIREEQEDTNE from the coding sequence ATGACTGACGAACGGCAACATCAACCGTTGAAGCCGAAGGCGCCGCTCAGTCAGGAGGTCGGCGCGAAGGCGGCACGCAAACTCCGGGCGCAGCGCCATGTTACGCGGACCGTTTGGTTTGGCCTGGGCATGATGGGGCTGGTCGGCTGGTCAGTGGCGATTCCGACGCTGCTCGGCGCAGCGCTTGGTCTCTGGTTGGACAGACACTATCCGGGAGGCCGATCCTGGACGCTGGCCCTGTTGCTTGTCGGCCTCGCAATCGGATGCTGGAATGCGTGGTATTGGGTGGCGAAGGAAGACAAGGAGATACGAGAGGAACAGGAGGATACTAATGAATGA
- a CDS encoding ATP synthase subunit I, translating into MNETVKLVLALMAGVSLGAIFFGGLWWTVRRGLSSERPAPWFFVSLLLRTSIVLAGFYFVSGGQWARLLACLLGFVIVRFIVTRPADPPVKHHNSSAKEAGYAP; encoded by the coding sequence ATGAATGAAACGGTGAAATTGGTCCTGGCTTTGATGGCCGGCGTGTCGCTCGGAGCGATTTTTTTCGGCGGCCTTTGGTGGACCGTGCGCAGGGGCCTCTCCTCGGAACGTCCGGCGCCTTGGTTCTTCGTCAGCCTCCTGCTGCGAACGAGCATCGTCCTGGCCGGGTTTTATTTTGTCTCGGGCGGTCAGTGGGCCCGGCTGCTGGCCTGTCTCCTTGGGTTTGTCATTGTGCGTTTCATCGTGACGCGGCCTGCAGACCCGCCAGTTAAACACCACAACTCCTCAGCGAAGGAGGCTGGGTATGCGCCTTAG
- a CDS encoding F0F1 ATP synthase subunit A, whose protein sequence is MRLSPDEIIFWQQGFLKLNATIAFTWGLMLVLAVGATLITRKLSIGLKRARWQNLLEISVIAIEKQIEEIGLSQPQKYLGFLGTLFLFVAAASLCTVIPGYEPPTASLSTTAALALCVFVAVPLFGIEERGLGDYLKSYAQPTVIILPFNIISEISRTLALAVRLFGNMMSGAIIIGILLTITPFIFPIIMTALGLLTGMVQAYIFSILAAVYIAAATRARKSKPELGQNIEA, encoded by the coding sequence ATGCGCCTTAGTCCCGACGAAATTATCTTCTGGCAGCAGGGGTTCCTTAAACTCAACGCCACCATTGCATTCACATGGGGGCTGATGCTTGTGCTGGCCGTCGGCGCCACGCTCATCACTCGCAAACTTTCCATCGGCCTGAAACGTGCCCGCTGGCAGAATCTTCTCGAAATCAGCGTCATCGCCATCGAGAAGCAAATTGAAGAGATCGGCCTGAGTCAGCCGCAGAAATATCTGGGCTTTCTGGGCACACTCTTCTTGTTCGTCGCCGCCGCCAGCCTCTGTACCGTCATTCCCGGCTACGAGCCGCCGACTGCTTCGCTTTCGACCACGGCGGCACTTGCGCTGTGCGTGTTTGTGGCCGTACCTCTTTTCGGCATTGAGGAGCGGGGTTTGGGCGACTACCTTAAGTCCTACGCGCAGCCGACGGTCATCATACTGCCGTTCAATATCATCAGCGAAATTTCCCGCACGCTGGCCCTGGCCGTCCGCCTGTTCGGCAATATGATGAGCGGGGCAATAATCATCGGTATTCTGCTCACCATTACTCCCTTCATCTTCCCGATCATCATGACGGCGCTCGGCTTGCTCACCGGCATGGTGCAGGCCTACATCTTCAGCATCCTCGCAGCCGTGTACATCGCGGCCGCCACGCGAGCCCGTAAGTCCAAGCCTGAACTTGGGCAAAACATTGAAGCATGA